The Montipora capricornis isolate CH-2021 chromosome 3, ASM3666992v2, whole genome shotgun sequence genome window below encodes:
- the LOC138041982 gene encoding UDP-N-acetylglucosamine transferase subunit ALG13-like: MVEEKSVFVTVGTTSFDHLIELVSNKGFVELLKRKGFQSVVLQIGRGLYEPEEMDGKDLSLHYYRYKDSIADDIQRASLVISHAGAGSVLEALQAGKPLIVVVNEQLMDNHQFELASQLAEEGHLYYATCSTLQETVEQKDMSLLKPFPPGKPDLFASFIDEVVGFCS; this comes from the exons ATGGTGGAAGAGAAGTCGGTGTTCGTAACCGTTGGAACGACATCTTTTGACCATCTCATTGAATTGGTTTCCAACAAAGGTTTCGTTGAA cttttgaaaagaaaaggcttCCAAAGTGTGGTTCTTCAAATTGGAAGGGGTTTATACGAGCCAGAGGAAATGGATGGGAAGGACTTGTCTTTACATTACTACAGATACAAAGATTCCATAGCTGATGATATTCAAAGGGCATCACTTGTTATCAGTCATGCAG GGGCTGGTAGTGTACTAGAAGCATTACAAGCAGGGAAGCCACTCATTGTCGTAGTTAATGAACAGTTAATGGACAATCATCAGTTCGAGTTAGCAAGTCAGCTTGCAGAAGAGGGGCATTTGTATTATGCAACATGCAG CACACTGCAAGAAACTGTAGAGCAAAAGGATATGTCACTGCTGAAGCCATTCCCTCCAGGGAAACCTGATCTTTTTGCCTCTTTTATAGACGAAGTAGTAGGATTTTGTTCGTAG
- the LOC138041983 gene encoding protein N-terminal glutamine amidohydrolase-like: MADSSSVDSDDLVGKILEAAHFAAVKHKNQRRKDPEKTPYINHPIRVAYILWKEGGVQDLQVLQAMQAKTSVEVEGEISPSKCVYTSCYCEENVWKLCEQIKEEKEESLNEYYAVFISNDERKVPLWMQKSAKDPLAPVVWDYHVILLRRVEEKCLIYDLDSILPFPCPFEQYSQQAVQNDKQLKKQFHRKFRVIPAEVFLRTFASDRSHMKKPNGEWIKTPPPYSPIRTTESTMNLEEFIDMSEEGEGEVMDFKSFVKSFASVK, translated from the exons ATGGCGGACAGTTCGTCAGTAGACAGCGATGATCTAGTCGGGAAAATACTCGAAGCTGCTCATTTTGCCGCTGTAAAGCATAAAAATCAGCGACGCAAAGACCCAGAGAAAACACCATATATTAATCATCCCATCAGGGTCGCCTATATCCTCTGGAAAGAAGGAGGAGTTCAAGATTTACAAGTGCTGCA GGCCATGCAGGCGAAAACTTCAGTGGAAGTCGAAGGGGAAATCTCACCTTCTAAATGTGTTTATACAAGCTGTTACTG TGAAGAAAATGTTTGGAAACTCTGTGAGCagataaaagaagaaaaagaagaatcccTTAATGAATATTATGCAGTATTTATATCAAATGACGAAAGAAAG GTTCCTTTATGGATGCAAAAATCAGCAAAAGATCCACTAGCTCCAGTGGTGTGG GACTACCATGTAATTCTCCTGCGACGAGTGGAGGAAAAATGTTTGATATATGATTTGGATTCCATTCTACCATTTCCTTGTCCATTTGAACAATATAGCCAACAAGCAGTACAGAATGATAAACAACTTAAAAAGCAGTTCCATAG aaaatttagagTTATACCAGCGGAAGTATTTCTCAGGACGTTTGCTTCAGATCGTTCTCACATGAAGAAGCCAAATGGTGAATGGATTAAAACACCACCACCTTACTCTCCAATCAGAACAACAG AGAGCACAATGAACCTAGAGGAATTTATTGACATGTCAGAAGAAGGTGAGGGAGAGGTTATGGACTTCAAGTCATTCGTCAAAAGTTTTGCttctgtaaaataa